In the genome of Limnobaculum zhutongyuii, one region contains:
- the pncC gene encoding nicotinamide-nucleotide amidase translates to MNIRTCELSQQIGQHLAATGQWITCAESCTGGLIAAYFTEIAGSSAYFDRGFVTYSNLAKQQLLGVNQQTLAQWGAVSEQTVREMATGALKAAGADIAISVSGIAGPDGGSTEKPVGTVWFGWANSEGLVIARKRRFNGNRHQVRQQAVEYALTVVLEKFI, encoded by the coding sequence TTGAATATCAGAACATGTGAGTTGAGTCAGCAGATAGGCCAACATCTTGCTGCGACAGGCCAGTGGATCACTTGCGCTGAGTCGTGCACCGGTGGTTTGATTGCGGCTTATTTTACTGAAATAGCGGGGAGTTCAGCCTATTTCGACCGCGGCTTTGTCACTTACAGTAATCTGGCTAAACAACAGTTACTGGGGGTTAATCAACAGACCCTTGCTCAATGGGGAGCCGTTAGTGAACAAACGGTGAGAGAAATGGCGACCGGTGCGCTAAAAGCGGCGGGTGCAGATATTGCCATTTCGGTTAGCGGTATTGCCGGGCCAGACGGTGGTAGTACAGAAAAGCCGGTTGGTACCGTTTGGTTTGGCTGGGCGAACAGTGAGGGGCTAGTGATTGCCCGCAAAAGACGCTTTAATGGCAATCGTCATCAGGTCCGTCAACAGGCGGTGGAATACGCCCTGACGGTGGTGTTGGAAAAATTTATTTAA
- a CDS encoding LysR substrate-binding domain-containing protein has protein sequence MTIITHSEDLTILIAVADAGGFSAAAEQLDIQVAKVSRAVARVEKQLNTTLFSRTTRRVELTEEGKLFIEKVRVGLEKLSEAEEWLKIRHEKPSGRLRIDSASPFILHQITPHIKAFSQRYPLIDIELSASDGIINLLEKRTDLAIRIGKLEDSTLHARVLGHSKLWLVASPDYLQLSGTPETPQQLLSHRLLGFIPPSGLNHWSVGSGMTITPDIAASNGEVLRQLCLEGNGIACLSNFMVQRDIENGNLTVILAEQMQSPHPREVVQAVYYRNTALSSRIKLFIDFIEQKITL, from the coding sequence ATGACAATAATCACTCATTCTGAAGATTTGACTATTCTGATTGCTGTTGCTGATGCCGGTGGCTTTTCCGCCGCAGCGGAACAGCTGGATATTCAGGTTGCTAAGGTCTCCCGTGCCGTTGCCCGCGTGGAAAAACAGTTAAATACCACCCTGTTTTCCCGCACCACCCGGCGGGTAGAACTAACGGAGGAAGGAAAGCTGTTTATTGAAAAAGTCAGAGTGGGATTAGAGAAGCTGTCCGAAGCCGAAGAATGGCTGAAAATACGTCATGAAAAACCGTCAGGGCGTTTGCGTATTGACTCCGCCAGCCCATTTATTTTGCACCAGATAACGCCTCACATTAAGGCGTTTTCTCAACGTTACCCGCTGATTGATATTGAGCTGAGCGCCAGCGATGGCATCATTAATCTGTTGGAAAAGCGGACCGATTTGGCCATCCGTATTGGCAAGCTGGAAGATTCCACTCTGCATGCCCGCGTTTTAGGTCACTCAAAACTCTGGCTGGTAGCCAGCCCTGACTATTTACAGCTATCCGGCACCCCGGAAACGCCCCAGCAGTTACTGTCCCATCGACTGTTGGGATTTATTCCGCCTTCCGGCTTAAACCATTGGTCAGTGGGTAGCGGAATGACTATCACACCGGATATTGCCGCCAGTAACGGTGAGGTATTACGCCAGCTCTGTCTGGAAGGTAACGGCATCGCCTGTTTGTCTAATTTTATGGTTCAACGGGATATTGAGAACGGAAATCTGACTGTGATTTTGGCAGAACAAATGCAAAGCCCGCACCCACGGGAAGTGGTACAGGCAGTTTATTATCGCAATACCGCCCTTTCCAGCCGCATAAAGCTATTTATCGACTTTATTGAACAGAAAATCACCCTTTAG
- a CDS encoding MurR/RpiR family transcriptional regulator has product MFTHTSIANLNGLELMVYNYAIKNKDKVMYMTIRELADAAEVSTTTVLRFCKKMGCDGYSEFRIRFKLYLEQEVHQPVNFGVSEILSFFKSINNEEFDELINQAVIQIINAERIVFVGAGTSGSLGKYGARFFSNVGKFSNYIDDPYYPISSDMFKNAIAIILSVSGETPEILRLASQFSLHHCKIISITNSETSSLARMADFNLSYHMPQTLISGEYNITTQVPVIYMLEAIGNHLAKTYLKK; this is encoded by the coding sequence ATGTTCACTCACACTTCAATAGCAAATCTTAATGGTCTGGAACTCATGGTTTATAACTATGCCATTAAGAATAAAGATAAAGTGATGTACATGACTATCCGTGAGCTGGCAGATGCAGCGGAAGTCTCCACAACGACGGTACTACGCTTTTGCAAAAAGATGGGCTGCGATGGCTATTCAGAATTTCGTATTCGCTTTAAGCTCTATCTGGAACAGGAAGTCCACCAGCCGGTTAATTTTGGCGTCAGTGAAATCCTTAGCTTCTTTAAAAGCATCAACAATGAAGAGTTTGATGAGCTTATTAATCAAGCAGTTATTCAAATAATTAATGCTGAACGCATTGTGTTTGTAGGCGCAGGAACCTCTGGCTCATTAGGCAAATATGGTGCCCGCTTCTTTTCTAACGTGGGTAAATTTAGTAACTATATTGACGACCCTTATTATCCGATTAGCAGCGATATGTTTAAAAATGCTATTGCCATCATTCTTTCCGTTTCGGGAGAAACGCCGGAAATACTGCGTCTGGCCAGTCAATTCAGTTTGCACCATTGCAAAATAATTAGTATTACCAATAGTGAAACTTCTTCTTTAGCCCGCATGGCTGACTTTAATCTTTCTTATCATATGCCCCAGACATTAATATCCGGCGAATATAATATCACTACTCAGGTTCCGGTTATTTATATGCTGGAAGCCATTGGAAATCATTTAGCTAAAACTTATCTTAAAAAATAA